A genome region from Magnolia sinica isolate HGM2019 chromosome 8, MsV1, whole genome shotgun sequence includes the following:
- the LOC131254267 gene encoding receptor like protein 27-like — translation MSSAIPWGVSSDYIKFTFQSSKKLKLVLELVDCAIGEASRDANCQLDNNNFHGNEIPASYSNMSKLLKFLEYLFLDGNYFLGSIPPSFTALKGLQSLDLSRNNLSGKIPQYLENLYALQYLNLSYNHFDDELPKKRDLWKCQRSFYSWK, via the exons atgtcatctgcaatTCCTTGGGGTGTCAGCAGTGATTATATAAAGTTTACCTTTCAGTCCAGCAAAAAGCTGAAGCTTGTTCTGGAGCTTGTTGATTGTGCTATCGGGGAAGCAAGCAGAGATGCTAATTG TCAACTTGATAACAATAACTTCCATGGGAATGAAATTCCAGCTTCTTACAGCAACATGTCAAAACTGTTGAAATT CCTAGAATATCTCTTCCTCGACGGGAACTACTTTCTAGGATCAATTCCTCCATCATTTACTGCTCTAAAAGGCCTTCAATCCCTGGATCTTTCACGCAACAACTTGTCTGGGAAGATTCCACAATACCTGGAGAACCTTTATGCTTTGCAGTATCTAAATCTATCTTACAATCATTTCGACGATGAATTACCAAAAAAAAGGGATCTTTGGAAATGCCAGCGGAGTTTCTATAGTTGGAAATAG
- the LOC131253354 gene encoding tubulin-folding cofactor A-like codes for MATLRNLKIKTGTCKRILKELHSYEKEVEKETAKTADMKEKGADPYDLKQQENVLAESRMMVPDCHTRLEASLADLKGILEELKELNQRGPEIKEAQSIIAEVEALFQSTEG; via the exons ATGGCAACTCTTAGAAACCTCAAAATCAAAACCGGTACATGCAAACGCATCCTTAAAGAGCTTCATTCTTATGAGAAAGAGGTTGAGAAAGAAACTGCAAAAACTGCAGACATGAAAGAGAAAGGAGCTGATCCTTACGATCTTAAGCAACAG GAGAATGTGTTGGCCGAGTCGAGAATGATGGTTCCCGACTGCCACACACGCCTGGAGGCTTCCCTTGCTGACCTAAAAGGAATATTG GAAGAGTTGAAGGAGTTGAATCAGCGAGGTCCTGAGATTAAGGAAGCTCAAAGCATTATTGCAGAGGTTGAAGCATTGTTTCAAAGCACTGAAGGTTAG